GCAGATTCGATAACCGTTGCTGGATTTGAGCGCTCCGCTCAGTAGGAGCAGCATCCCGGCCGTGGCCAGGACGATCTCAGGGAGAAGAACGAGGAACTCCTGAGGCTGAATCGAATCCACTTGCTTCAGTCTCCGCCGTGCTCAGAGATCCGGTGTATCGAGCCCATATCGGCGTGCTGCCCGGGCTCGGGCCGATTCGATTCGACGATCTCGACGATGTAGCTCACCGGCTTCTCCAGAATCCTGAAGAAGGGCTTCGGATAGAGGCCGATCCAGAAACACAGGACCACCACCGGCACGAGGTAGAGCAACTCCCTCCGGTTCAGATCGGACAGGCCCTTGTTCTCGGGATTCTTGAGCGGACCGAAGAAGACGCGCTGGTACATCCACAGCATGTATGCGGCGCCCAGGACGATCCCGATCGCGCCCATGAGCGCCCAAAACCAGCTGCGGTTGAAAGCGCCGACCAGAATAGTGAACTCACCGACAAATCCGTTCAAGGCGGGCAGGCCGATCGACGACATGGTGATGATCAGGAAGACCGTCGCGAACAGAGGCATCTCCGCGGAGATGCCGCCGTATTCGGCGATCATGCGCGTGTGGCGGCGCTCGTAGATGACACCCACGAGAAGGAAGAGAGCTCCGGTAGAGAGGCCGTGATTGATCATCTGGAGGATGCCGCCGTTGAGTCCCGGACCGTTGAGGGCGAAGACCCCCAGCATCACGAACCCGAGATGGCTCACGGATGAATAGGCCACCAGCTTCTTCATGTCTTTCTGCGCCATCGCCACCAGCGCACCGTAGATGATCCCGACGATGGCGAGAAAAGCCATCCAGGGCAGCAGCTCCCAGGTCGCAACCGGCAAGATCGGCAACGAGAACCGGACGAATCCATAGGTGCCCATCTTCAAGAGGACACCGGCCAGGATCACCGAGCCCGCTGTCGGCGCCTCGACGTGGGCGTCCGGAAGCCAGGTGTGAAACGGAAACATCGGCACCTTGATCGCAAATCCGACAAAGAACGCCAGAAACACCCAGAACTGCAGCTCCGCTGGTATCTGAGACGCAATGTCGTGGAACTGCGTTATCGAGAACGTGCGCGGATTGCCCAATCCCTCCATGTCCAGTAGCCCGCCGGCGTTGTAGAAGTAGAGCGCCAGAA
The bacterium genome window above contains:
- a CDS encoding NADH-quinone oxidoreductase subunit M produces the protein MFDWVLQVPILSIVCYLPLLGALAVMFLFKKEQGEGVRKFATAIAFLDFLISLPLWFVFERDGELFQFRESHSWIETLGVRYEFGVDGIALLLVLLTTLLGVLAFLSSWSAIRVREKEYYVFMLLLQTGMLGVFMAMDFFLFYVFWEVMLVPMYFLIGIWGGPRRLYAAIKFFLYTLVGSVLMLLGILALYFYNAGGLLDMEGLGNPRTFSITQFHDIASQIPAELQFWVFLAFFVGFAIKVPMFPFHTWLPDAHVEAPTAGSVILAGVLLKMGTYGFVRFSLPILPVATWELLPWMAFLAIVGIIYGALVAMAQKDMKKLVAYSSVSHLGFVMLGVFALNGPGLNGGILQMINHGLSTGALFLLVGVIYERRHTRMIAEYGGISAEMPLFATVFLIITMSSIGLPALNGFVGEFTILVGAFNRSWFWALMGAIGIVLGAAYMLWMYQRVFFGPLKNPENKGLSDLNRRELLYLVPVVVLCFWIGLYPKPFFRILEKPVSYIVEIVESNRPEPGQHADMGSIHRISEHGGD